A region from the Janthinobacterium agaricidamnosum genome encodes:
- a CDS encoding MFS transporter yields MHAAGAPARSGVAVFCLVFLPFALGHYLSCLLRGVNAVLTAELLGAIALTPAQLGLLTSAFFLAFALVQLPVGMALDRYGPRTVQLWLLALAALGVWLFSRGHSFAELMWARALMGAGLGGCFMAAVKAISCAIAPSRLPSVHGYLIAVGGLGAATATMPVKLALHYTDWRGVFLGLALAALAVGLLIRLLSPAMPAPAAGMHKVSKVSVWSVYRDPGFRRTIALILLPHTVFFGVQGLWVGRWLADVGGLSDDNVAYLLYLGMAAVIFGAIGMGMLTEWAGRRGIAPMQVAAAGIVLFVAVQAAMACNVVPSLPLLSVLFTLLGTVTGLEYAIVAQSMPTSLTGRAATCLNLLIFTGAFLVQAGFGLILGCWPLNSQQQYPPQAYQVAFGVLAALQLPGLAMFFINRYRRAGPSGKMAACTAAMINSKEDYETRSLWTSRQGKTGPDR; encoded by the coding sequence ATGCACGCGGCCGGTGCGCCCGCCCGTTCCGGCGTGGCCGTGTTTTGCCTGGTGTTCCTGCCATTCGCGCTCGGGCATTACCTGTCGTGCCTGCTGCGCGGCGTCAATGCCGTGCTGACGGCGGAATTGCTGGGCGCCATCGCCCTGACGCCAGCGCAGCTGGGCCTGCTGACCAGCGCCTTTTTTCTTGCCTTTGCGCTGGTGCAATTACCGGTCGGCATGGCGCTGGACCGCTACGGCCCTCGCACGGTGCAACTGTGGCTGCTGGCGCTGGCGGCTCTGGGCGTGTGGTTGTTCAGCCGGGGCCACAGCTTTGCCGAGCTGATGTGGGCGCGCGCCCTGATGGGGGCGGGGCTGGGCGGCTGTTTCATGGCTGCCGTGAAAGCGATCTCGTGCGCCATCGCGCCGTCGCGGCTGCCCTCCGTGCATGGCTATCTGATCGCCGTGGGTGGCCTGGGCGCGGCCACGGCCACCATGCCCGTCAAGCTGGCCCTGCATTACACGGACTGGCGCGGCGTGTTCCTGGGACTGGCGCTGGCGGCGCTGGCCGTCGGCTTGCTGATCCGCCTGCTGTCGCCGGCCATGCCCGCGCCTGCCGCAGGCATGCACAAGGTGAGCAAGGTCAGCGTCTGGAGCGTGTACCGCGATCCCGGCTTTCGCCGCACCATCGCGCTGATCCTGTTGCCGCACACGGTGTTCTTTGGCGTGCAGGGCTTGTGGGTGGGGCGCTGGCTGGCCGACGTGGGCGGCTTGTCCGATGACAACGTGGCGTATTTGCTGTACCTGGGCATGGCGGCCGTCATCTTCGGCGCCATCGGCATGGGCATGCTGACGGAATGGGCCGGACGGCGTGGCATTGCGCCCATGCAAGTGGCGGCCGCCGGTATCGTCCTGTTTGTCGCCGTGCAAGCGGCGATGGCGTGTAATGTGGTGCCCAGCCTGCCGTTGCTGTCCGTGCTGTTTACCTTGCTGGGCACGGTGACGGGCCTCGAGTATGCGATCGTCGCGCAAAGCATGCCGACCAGCCTGACGGGCAGGGCGGCCACCTGTCTGAATTTGCTCATTTTTACGGGCGCCTTCCTGGTGCAGGCGGGTTTTGGCCTGATCCTCGGCTGCTGGCCCCTGAACAGCCAGCAGCAGTACCCGCCGCAGGCGTACCAGGTGGCGTTTGGCGTGCTGGCAGCCTTGCAACTGCCGGGACTTGCGATGTTTTTCATCAACCGCTACAGGCGTGCCGGGCCATCCGGTAAAATGGCAGCCTGCACAGCGGCAATGATCAACTCCAAGGAAGACTATGAAACTCGTTCGTTATGGACGTCCAGGCAAGGAAAAACCGGGCCTGATCGATGA
- a CDS encoding fumarylacetoacetate hydrolase family protein has protein sequence MKLVRYGRPGKEKPGLIDEEGKLRDLSGVIADIDGAQLSDKALRKLAKLDEKTLPLVRGNPRFGVPLAKVGKFIGIGLNYADHAAESGMPIPAEPIVFMKAITCLNGPDDNVVLPKGSKKTDWEVELGVIIGTRAQYVSEEDALKYVAGYCVVNDISERSFQLERGGQWDKGKGCDTFGPVGPWLVTRDEVIDEQDLDLYLEVNGKRMQTGNTQTMIFTVAQIVSYLSQFMTLEPGDVIATGTPPGVGQGRKPQRFLKKGDSLRLGIAGLGEQQQDVVAWTA, from the coding sequence ATGAAACTCGTTCGTTATGGACGTCCAGGCAAGGAAAAACCGGGCCTGATCGATGAAGAAGGCAAACTGCGCGACCTGTCCGGCGTGATTGCCGATATTGACGGCGCACAACTGTCCGACAAGGCCTTGCGCAAGCTGGCCAAGCTCGACGAAAAGACCTTGCCCCTGGTGCGCGGCAACCCGCGCTTCGGCGTGCCGCTGGCGAAAGTCGGCAAGTTCATCGGCATCGGCCTGAACTACGCGGACCACGCGGCCGAATCGGGCATGCCGATCCCGGCCGAACCCATCGTGTTCATGAAGGCGATCACTTGCCTGAACGGCCCGGACGACAATGTCGTGCTGCCGAAAGGCTCGAAAAAGACGGACTGGGAAGTGGAGCTGGGCGTGATCATCGGCACGCGCGCGCAGTACGTGAGCGAAGAGGACGCCTTGAAATACGTGGCCGGCTATTGCGTCGTCAACGATATTTCCGAGCGCTCGTTCCAGCTGGAACGGGGCGGCCAATGGGATAAAGGCAAGGGCTGCGACACCTTCGGCCCTGTCGGCCCGTGGCTGGTGACGCGCGATGAAGTCATCGACGAGCAGGACCTGGACCTGTACCTGGAAGTCAACGGCAAGCGCATGCAGACTGGCAATACGCAAACCATGATCTTCACGGTGGCGCAGATCGTCAGCTACCTGTCGCAATTCATGACCCTGGAACCGGGCGACGTGATCGCCACGGGCACGCCGCCGGGCGTGGGCCAGGGCCGCAAGCCGCAGCGCTTCCTCAAAAAGGGCGACAGCCTGCGCCTGGGCATCGCCGGCCTGGGTGAACAGCAGCAGGACGTGGTCGCCTGGACGGCCTGA
- a CDS encoding KamA family radical SAM protein, with translation MSALITEPFAPKFKPYTRQTIQQARQWEWLPEEQREAVQVVSHVLPFRTNEYVLDQLIDWNNIPDDPIYRLVFPHRDMLPPEQYAHLRDLVLVQRDKAAIDAYVHGLRLGMNPHPAGQMTHNVPRVNDAPVRGLQHKYAQTVLFFPSAGQTCHAYCTFCFRWPQFVGMDDMKFDARESNELAAYLKLHPEVTDVLITGGDPMIMNTRQLAAYLEPLLAPGLEHIQNIRIGTKAVAYWPQRFVSDRDADDLMRLFERIVKAGKNLAVMGHYSHAVELRQDIAQQAVKRIVSTGATLRMQGPLIRHINEDPASWAELWQTGTRLGAIPYYMFVERDTGPRGYFELPLAKAHAIFQAAYQMVSGLSRTVRGPSMSAFPGKIVIDGIVTINGEKLFALQFLQARNPDWVRRPFFAKFDAEATWMDDLKPAFGHDKFFFETDEPVPQLPHKIIRLAQAA, from the coding sequence GTGTCCGCACTCATTACCGAGCCGTTTGCACCCAAGTTCAAGCCGTACACGCGGCAAACCATTCAACAGGCGCGGCAGTGGGAATGGCTGCCGGAAGAGCAGCGTGAAGCCGTGCAGGTGGTCTCGCACGTCCTGCCGTTTCGCACCAATGAATATGTGCTTGATCAATTGATCGACTGGAACAACATCCCTGACGATCCCATCTACCGCCTCGTCTTTCCCCACCGCGACATGCTGCCGCCGGAGCAGTACGCGCACCTGCGCGACCTGGTGCTGGTGCAGCGGGACAAGGCGGCCATCGACGCCTATGTGCATGGCTTGCGCCTGGGAATGAATCCCCATCCTGCCGGGCAGATGACGCATAACGTGCCGCGGGTCAACGATGCGCCCGTGCGCGGCCTGCAGCATAAGTATGCGCAGACGGTGCTGTTTTTTCCCAGCGCGGGCCAGACCTGCCACGCGTATTGCACTTTCTGTTTTCGCTGGCCCCAGTTCGTCGGCATGGACGACATGAAGTTCGATGCGCGCGAATCGAACGAGCTGGCCGCCTACCTGAAACTGCATCCGGAAGTGACGGACGTGCTGATCACGGGCGGCGATCCGATGATCATGAACACGCGGCAACTGGCGGCCTACCTGGAGCCGTTGCTGGCGCCGGGCCTGGAACACATCCAGAACATCCGCATCGGCACCAAGGCGGTGGCGTACTGGCCGCAGCGCTTTGTCTCGGACCGCGATGCGGATGACTTGATGCGCCTGTTCGAGCGCATCGTCAAGGCGGGCAAGAACCTGGCCGTGATGGGCCATTACAGCCATGCCGTCGAGTTGCGCCAGGACATCGCGCAGCAAGCCGTGAAACGCATCGTTTCCACGGGCGCCACCTTGCGCATGCAGGGGCCGCTGATCCGCCACATCAATGAAGATCCGGCAAGCTGGGCCGAACTGTGGCAGACGGGCACGCGCCTGGGAGCGATTCCGTATTACATGTTTGTCGAACGGGACACGGGCCCGCGCGGTTATTTCGAGTTGCCGCTGGCGAAGGCGCACGCAATTTTCCAGGCCGCCTACCAGATGGTGTCGGGCCTGTCGCGCACGGTGCGGGGACCGTCCATGAGCGCCTTTCCCGGCAAGATCGTCATCGACGGCATCGTCACCATCAATGGCGAAAAACTGTTTGCCCTGCAATTCTTGCAGGCACGCAACCCGGACTGGGTGCGCCGGCCGTTCTTTGCGAAATTCGATGCGGAAGCGACGTGGATGGACGATTTGAAGCCCGCGTTCGGCCACGATAAATTCTTCTTCGAGACGGATGAACCTGTGCCGCAGCTGCCGCATAAAATCATCCGCCTGGCGCAGGCTGCCTGA
- a CDS encoding carboxymuconolactone decarboxylase family protein, whose protein sequence is MAGSDIDRLPPLPLDRLDPQQRAAAQAIIDGPRGALYGPFVPLIRSPELMATAQRMGEYLRYRSAIGTRLSELAILVTARQWDQQVEWAIHAPLAVQNGIAQAAVDAIAARRAPLALKEDEQAVHDFCIELQQNKRVSDVTYARALALFGEHGVVDLMGINGYYTFLAMVMNGAQTAVPALGVTPLPD, encoded by the coding sequence ATGGCCGGTAGCGATATCGACCGTTTGCCGCCGCTGCCGCTGGACCGGCTGGACCCGCAGCAGCGCGCCGCCGCGCAAGCCATCATCGATGGTCCGCGCGGTGCCCTGTACGGCCCCTTCGTGCCGCTGATCCGCAGCCCCGAGCTGATGGCAACGGCGCAGCGCATGGGCGAATACTTGCGCTACCGCAGCGCCATCGGCACGCGGCTGTCGGAGCTGGCGATCCTGGTGACGGCGCGCCAGTGGGACCAGCAAGTCGAGTGGGCCATCCACGCGCCGCTGGCCGTGCAGAACGGTATCGCGCAAGCGGCCGTGGACGCCATCGCCGCGCGGCGCGCGCCGCTTGCCCTGAAGGAAGACGAGCAAGCCGTGCATGACTTCTGCATCGAGCTGCAGCAAAACAAGCGCGTCAGCGACGTCACGTATGCGCGCGCGCTGGCGCTGTTCGGCGAGCATGGCGTGGTCGACTTGATGGGCATCAATGGCTATTACACCTTCCTGGCCATGGTGATGAATGGCGCGCAGACGGCCGTGCCGGCCTTGGGCGTCACGCCTTTGCCCGATTAG
- a CDS encoding cache domain-containing protein has protein sequence MKRLFTGSLLCLAFAGGSVSAAVEPTEKDAIAMAERGAAFMKAHGKEEMMKKITAKDPDFVQGSLYVDMRDIKTGIVLAHPINPSIVGKDLTDVPDANGKKYRREIIELAQKQGKGWVDYQYKNPTSGKIEPKTTYILRVNDVVLEAGIYKK, from the coding sequence ATGAAACGCTTATTCACGGGTAGCCTGCTGTGCCTGGCATTTGCCGGCGGCAGCGTCAGTGCCGCGGTCGAACCAACGGAAAAAGACGCCATCGCCATGGCCGAACGGGGCGCCGCCTTCATGAAGGCGCATGGCAAGGAAGAAATGATGAAGAAAATCACGGCGAAAGACCCGGACTTCGTGCAGGGCTCGCTGTACGTGGACATGCGCGACATCAAGACGGGCATCGTGCTGGCCCACCCCATCAATCCTTCCATCGTGGGCAAGGATTTGACGGATGTGCCCGATGCGAATGGCAAGAAATATCGGCGTGAAATCATCGAGCTGGCGCAAAAACAGGGCAAGGGCTGGGTCGATTACCAGTACAAGAATCCCACCAGCGGCAAGATCGAGCCGAAGACCACCTACATCCTGCGCGTCAACGATGTGGTGCTGGAAGCGGGCATCTACAAAAAATAA